A single Lactuca sativa cultivar Salinas chromosome 8, Lsat_Salinas_v11, whole genome shotgun sequence DNA region contains:
- the LOC111920981 gene encoding uncharacterized protein LOC111920981 — MEGVLDFDTIDVELDEDLLKKQSRRCTDEFLKSLSLDDEDEDFIIPLFENVEDDEAPVEEEPLDDEQEEEENVDEVVDEEENDTEAQFKYSTHDPNVKWNRMKPQEGERYESPQQLKLCLTNHAISKGYQIRFNKCDSVRLHCVCASDHEKFGCPYYVKASWMSTEKSFQIKKMYPHHTCVKNFNNGKLMGPTWLARQFLKELIKTPNLKAKEIQEKVQHKFHTKISWVRSYRARCRAMSMIEGKLGDHYARVWDYGGELLRSNPDSTIKICVEDNNDGTTIFKRMYICFKSIKEGWKMGCRRVIGIDGSFLKGQCKGQLLTTIGRDPNNHVFPIAWAIVDIENKFNCKWFLQLLEVDLGMDAGRGMCVISDQHKGLLEATKEVLPYVEHRQCARHIYANFRKVYSGIQLRNLFWKAAKSTVEGEFKNHMDEIRQISPGAYEHLMAREPNTWCRAFFSTGLACEAVENGMAECFNAVILDARKKPLLTMLEEIRLYMMDRFYNLRELAEKWEGDVCPSAIKKMEEFGEDLKFWRVHPSGQNEFEVRNGLESYGVNIEKRSCACRLWDVSGIPCVHAQASIMLTHQDPKTFISKWFGKAMYISSYSSNILPVNGSNLWKEAPYIKPLPPLERRMPGRPTVKRKRHVSERDDKFSQVSSKGRTVQCQNCQQKGHNKKTCKTPHVEPDPKPNKKIGRPRLDPSLTQWTRRGRGGRRGNRGGGRVPRGGGGFHSWFERGETSNTVPPQKRVNEEYNSEEMVDVDVMSDGDGLDMADMDYITQQITELRKSGYTDVDIMRCLGITKAHLEEFGYVVANVEGGLEGDGQGNEEEGGHGQGDGVEGGGDGQEGDGQEGEGDGQGNEEEGGHGQGDGMEGGGDGQEGEGDG, encoded by the exons ATGGAAGGTGTGTTGGACTTTGACACGATCGACGTGGAACTAGATGAAGACCTTCTAAAGAAACAGAGTAGGAGATGTACAGATGAGTTCTTGAAATCACTGTCTCTtgacgatgaagatgaagacttcaTTATCCCATTATTCGAGAatgttgaagatgatgaagcacCCGTGGAAGAAGAACCTTTGGATGACGAACAGGAGGAGGAAGAAAATGTAGATGAAGTTGTGGATGAAGAGGAAAATGATACTGAAGCTCAGTTTAAATATTCCACACATGATCCAAATGTGAAATGGAATAGAATGAAACCTCAAGAGGGAGAAAGGTATGAATCTCCACAGCAACTTAAACTCTGTTTAACAAATCATGCCATATCTAAAGGTTATCAGATTAGGTTTAATAAATGTGATAGTGTTAGACTACACTGTGTGTGTGCTAGTGATCATGAGAAATTCGGTTGCCCTTATTATGTTAAAGCCTCTTGGATGAGCACTGAAAAGTCATTCCAAATAAAGAAAATGTATCCACATCATACATGTGTAAAGAATTTTAACAATGGAAAACTTATGGGACCAACATGGTTAGCTAGACAATTCCTTAAAGAACTTATTAAGACACCTAATTTGAAAGCTAAGGAAATCCAAGAAAAAGTTCAACACAAATTTCACACTAAGATTTCATGGGTAAGGAGTTATAGGGCTAGATGTAGGGCAATGTCCATGATTGAGGGAAAATTAGGTGATCACTATGCAAGGGTGTGGGATTATGGTGGTGAATTGCTAAGATCCAATCCAGACAGCACCATTAAAATTTGTGTTGAAGACAACAATGATGGTACAACTATTTTCAAAAGGATGTACATATGTTTCAAATCAATCAAAGAAGGGTGGaagatgggttgtagaagggtaatAGGGATCGATGGATCTTTTCTGAAAGGGCAGTGTAAGGGACAATTATTAACAACCATAGGTAGGGACCCAAACAATCACGTTTTTCCCATAGCTTGGGCTATAGTTGATATTGAGAATAAGTTTAACTGTAAGTGGTTCCTTCAGTTGTTAGAGGTTGACCTTGGAATGGATGCAGGAAGGGGCATGTGTGTAATTTCAGACCAACATAAGGGTCTTCTTGAGGCAACAAAGGAGGTGTTACCATATGTTGAGCATAGACAGTGTGCACGACATATCTATGCCAACTTCAGAAAAGTATATAGTGGAATTCAGTTAAGGAACCTATTTTGGAAGGCTGCCAAATCAACTGTAGAGGGTGAATTCAAGAATCACATGGATGAGATTAGACAGATTAGCCCAGGTGCTTATGAACATCTAATGGCAAGGGAGCCAAATACATGGTGCAGGGCTTTCTTTTCCACTGGATTGGCCTGTGAGGCTGTAGAAAATGGTATGGCAGAATGCTTCAATGCAGTTATACTTGATGCTAGGAAGAAGCCACTACTGACCATGCTTGAAGAGATAAGGTTGTATATGATGGACAGGTTTTACAACCTCAGGGAGTTAGCTGAAAAATGGGAAGGAGATGTGTGTCCATCTGCAATTAAGAAAATGGAAGAATTTGGTGAGGACTTGAA GTTTTGGAGGGTACACCCTAGTGGACAAAATGAATTTGAAGTTAGAAATGGTCTTGAATCATATGGAGTCAACATAGAGAAAAGGAGTTGTGCATGTAGACTTTGGGATGTATCAGGGATACCATGTGTCCATGCCCAAGCATCTATCATGTTAACTCATCAGGATCCAAAGACATTTATCAGCAAGTGGTTTGGTAAGGCAATGTACATTTCAAGTTATAGTTCTAACATTCTACCTGTTAATGGCAGCAATTTATGGAAAGAAGCTCCTTATATTAAGCCCTTACCCCCCTTAGAGAGGAGGATGCCAGGCAGGCCTACTGTGAAAAGGAAAAGGCATGTATCAGAGAGGGATGACAAGTTCTCTCAAGTGTCCTCAAAGGGCAGAACTGTCCAATGTCAAAACTGTCAACAAAAGGGGCACAACAAGAAAACCTGTAAAACTCCACATGTTGAACCAGATCCTAAACCCAATAAGAAAATAGGCAGGCCAAGATTGGACCCTAGTCTAACCCAATGGACAAGACGTGGTAGAGGGGGGAGAAGGGGAAATAGAGGAGGTGGTAGGGTACCTAGAGGTGGGGGTGGCTTTCATAGCTGGTTTGAAAGAGGTGAAACCTCAAATACAGTACCACCCCAAAAAAGGGTCAATGAAGAATATAATTCTGAAGAGATGGTGGATGTAGATGTGATGAGTGATGGAGATGGGCTGGATATGGCAGATATGGACTACATTACACAACAAATTACAGAGTTGAGGAAATCAGGTTACACTGATGTAGACATTATGAGATGCCTTGGAATTACAAAAGCTCATTTAGAAGAGTTTGGATATGTG gTTGCCAATGTTGAAGGTGGACTAGAAGGAGATGGACAGGGtaatgaagaagaaggaggacaTGGACAAGGAGATGGAGTGGAAGGAGGTGGAGATGGACAAGAAGGAGATGGACAAGAAGGAGAAGGAGATGGACAGGGtaatgaagaagaaggaggacaTGGACAAGGAGATGGAATGGAAGGAGGTGGAGATGGACAAGAAGGAGAAGGAGATGGATAG
- the LOC111920982 gene encoding two-component response regulator ORR24-like → MLKATRSDRDGASVFKSTIKVMVIDHNKDLLNSVSDFLMSRSFEVTWVEDAGAALRTLSVKKGKFDLLLIDSDLRDVDIITFLRLTKHMNILSMVMREEVDDNFLLKMIKNGAFLVIKRPLTDDVVFHARQHVIRERIHKLEPFRKCHESIELESENRKDNCDTRKNVRNCYNTRNSDIQLLDDGICSSKKKICLEWTEELHDKFLCVVQKLTREGRCLPRDIVDTMKVPGLTRMQVASHLQKCREDGWNFSGKRGQPSSSKDNTFSSNNSQGLGLRRFGRMPPVARHVDNQKERNTHIDATYSSNEVHMDLDDMNNQYFHDSSLMNGFKFQNSGKVFSVPSDGQFCDSSLMNGFKFQNHGQLLSAPSAGQDCDSSLMNGFGLQNSAKVITIPSVHSSGQDYDSSLMNGFGLQNNGQLVSVPSARQDYDSSLMTGFGLQNSGKVLTIPSVPSSVQDCGSSLMNDFGLQNSGKVLTIPSVGQSCDSSLMNGFGLQNSGQGLSHHIFQPNQAFDDFFDFGNDIDGNASLACMQLNVLGENNDYVSEQMYTYYDQVMPNQGTSLCNNQISQEVGEGNV, encoded by the exons ATGTTGAAGGCTACTCGTAGTGATAGAGATGGGGCAAGTGTCTTTAAAAGTACAATCAAAGTTATGGTTATCGACCATAACAAGGACTTGCTTAATAGTGTTAGTGACTTTCTTATGTCACGTTCATTTGAAG TTACATGGGTTGAAGATGCTGGTGCTGCTTTAAGAACACTCTCAGTAAAGAAAGGCAAATTCGATCTCCTACTAATAGATAGTGACTTGAGAGATGTGGATATTATCACATTCCTCCGATTAACAAAGCATATGAACATTCTATCAATGG TAATGCGTGAGGAAGTAGACGATAATTTCTTGTTGAAAATGATTAAGAATGGTGCATTTCTTGTCATCAAAAGACCACTTACAGATGATGTAGTATTCCATGCACGTCAGCATGTGATCAGAGAGCGGATACATAAGTTGGAGCCATTTAGAAAGTGTCATGAGAGCATCGAACTCGAAAGTGAAAATAGAAAGGATAATTGTGATACAAGGAAGAACGTAAGAAATTGTTATAATACAAGAAACTCAGACATCCAACTGCTTGATGATGGAATTTGTAGTTCCAAGAAGAAGATTTGCTTGGAGTGGACAGAAGAACTTCATGATAAATTCCTTTGTGTTGTCCAAAAGCTAACTAGAGAAGGAA ggTGTTTACCAAGAGATATAGTTGACACTATGAAAGTACCTGGACTTACAAGGATGCAAGTTGCAAGTCACCTTCAG AAATGTCGTGAAGATGGATGGAACTTTAGTGGAAAACGAGGACAACCGAGTTCATCAAAGGATAATACATTCTCAAGTAATAACTCGCAAGGACTTGGTTTGAGAAGATTTGGTCGTATGCCTCCTGTAGCAAGACATGTGGACAATCAAAAAGAAAGAAACACTCATATTGATGCTACCTATTCAAGCAATGAAGTACATATGGATTTGGATGACATGAATAATCAATATTTTCATGATTCTTCACTGATGAAtggttttaaattccaaaacagtgGAAAAGTGTTTTCTGTACCTAGTGATGGACAATTTTGTGATTCTTCATTGATGAAtggtttcaaatttcaaaaccatGGACAACTGCTTTCTGCACCTAGTGCTGGACAAGATTGTGATTCCTCATTAATGAATGGTTTTGGATTACAAAATAGTGCAAAAGTGATCACTATACCTAGTGTACATAGTTCTGGACAAGATTATGATTCTTCATTGATGAATGGCTTTGGATTACAAAACAATGGACAACTGGTTTCTGTACCTAGTGCTAGACAAGATTATGATTCTTCACTAATGACTGGTTTTGGATTACAAAACAGTGGAAAAGTGCTCACTATACCTAGTGTACCTAGTTCTGTACAAGATTGTGGTTCATCATTAATGAATGATTTTGGATTACAAAACAGTGGAAAAGTGTTAACTATACCTAGTGTTGGACAAAGTTGTGATTCTTCATTGATGAATGGTTTTGGATTACAAAATAGTGGACAAGGTTTAAGCCATCATATCTTTCAACCAAATCAAGCATTTGATGATTTCTTTGATTTTGGGAACGACATAGATGGAAATGCATCGCTTGCATGCATGCAACTCAATGTGTTGGGAGAAAACAATGACTATGTATCTGAACAAATGTATACTTATTATGATCAGGTAATGCCTAATCAG GGAACTTCATTATGCAACAATCAAATCTCACAAGAAGTTGGCGAAGGAAATGTTTGA